AAAAGCAACTGATTTAAAGACATCCGCTTGGTGGGTGATGGGGCGGGACGCTGGGGACTCACCTGCGTTTCTCCTTGGGCTTGCCGCTGGCAGTCAGGTTCGATCCTGATCCTGGAGAAGCCTTGGCTAGCGCGCTGCCAGTAGCCGAGATGCtcgaagaagcagcagctgcagcagcagcgggggCGGCGGCGTTACGCTGTTTTTGCGCCTCCGCTGCCGCATCGATTGTAGCAATTAACGAAACCATTTTGTCTCCAATGATCAAAATGCAGCAGCATTCAAAATCTGTCGATGTGGAGAATGTGGTGGTTCCTTGACTGTGTTGTTGTTCCCTTAGTTTTCTTGTTGTTATCGGAGTGTTTTCCCCAGTCTCTTTTTGAGACTCTtcgttgttgcttttgctgttttgttgctgttcttttcttttctttttatttattatcgCGTTCGGTGTTGTTGTTACTTTTTTATGTGTATGTTTTATGAAAACTAGCTGAAATTCTCTATGcgcgtgtatgtgtgtgcgtgttgtgttgtgttgtgccCGATTGGTGCCACTaacacattcacattcacagtcacagtcactGTATTTTCCTCTTAAACTTTTGAGATATTGGGTtattgctattatttaatGCCCCCAGTGGACTTTCTACTTAGTTTTGCTTTATTTCTTGCACGTCAATTACTTATTTCTGATCATAAACAACTGCTGACACGAGCACAAGGTTATTTTGATGGCACTTCGAGTATTATTATTGCACTTTGAAGTTCTGCACGGACTTGATATTCAACTCGCGATTTAACATCTCACATCTGAGATTTATATGCACTTTATGCATTTTACAATGCGCTTACGGCATTTTTCGTCAcgaaattaatatttttacGTGTTTATATGTCAGCTAGGGATGTAATTTTAATATATCTATGCATCGATATATTTTGATAATATATTTGTAGACGATATTTTTATTGGACGAGCGAAAATATTTCTATCGATGTTTTTgtgaaaataaatatataagaatgttttcaaaatattttatttttaaggGAGAATCTTTTTAGGGACTTTCGGCATGTTCTATTTTTTCCAGAAATTTCCATAGTAATCATAAATGTTGTCTTATTGAGCCTTCTCTACCGCCGAGCTGGTCTGCGACGGCACATCTTCAGCGGGTGGAGCAGGTGCCCCACTGTCGGCCGGCTGATCCTCCTTGACTGGAACTTCAGTCGAAGTGTCAACGGGTAAAGCCTCAGCCAGAggatcgtcatcgtcatcatcgaCGCCGCCATTGGCTTTGTTGTAGACTGTGGGATATAGCTGGAAGCAGTCGCGCATTTTGGTGAAGGCCTCAAAGCAATCTGATCCCTTGGGCTCCGCTTTGCTGTACTGGAAACAACTAAATGCCTCGCGAAAGTCAACGCCGCACGGTCCTGTGGCCATACCTCCCAAGCAGGGACAGCTCCAGTTAATGTTGCCGTCCTTTGTGATTACGCCCTCAGCCGGCTCTGGCGCCGGCAGCTCAATTGTGCTTGGAGTCGCATGGTCTTCCTTGGTAACGAAGATAACCTTGTCCTTGCCGAACTGTTTGCAAAATGAAAATGACATCTTAATGCCTCCCTGCGAATAATTTCACTAAAGTCTGACGACGTTTTCGTCGTTCTTGCTATCAAAGTCCAGCTGATTTTTTGACGCGTTTAGCACCTGAAAGTGACAAGGCACCTCCTGGTAGTGGCCTATTAAGGTAACAGCAATACGCGCGCGCTCAACGAATTCTTGGGGCACTCGCAAGATAAGTCGTCGCTCTGCCGCACTGAATTTCACAATATCCAGCGATGTCTTGCCTCCGATTTCTCCAAATAAGCTTTCCAGGGAGTTGAGAATGCAGCCAATCAAGTAGCCAGGCGTCAATACAATAGACTCGGTGTCACGAAGTTTTCTGTAAATTCAATGTCACTTGCATTATTTACGAAAGATGCACGTGTTTCTACTTACAGCTTAACATCCAGGTATTGGGAATCTCTCATTCTTTGGTTGGCGCTGTGATGTTCCCGAACACGCTTGGGGGAACTCCTTATTCATTAAAGTTCGGTTGAAAACTTGTTTAATGCCGGCGTATATTTTTTATGTAATTTTTTGCTTTTCACGTTGTGTCAAACAGCTGGATAGGAGCGATAGGTAGACAGCGATAGACGATAGTGAAGCCAGCGATAGATAGCAGCTAAAACGCGCAGAATTTAATATCGGAAAACAATTTCttaattttaaaataattcAAATCTAATGGTGAATGTTTAATGTAACCGATTTAACATGCCGAAACTGTGGGAACTATACATTTTAATTGGAAGTGTCTGTCAGATCGTTGATCAGAAGCTGGAGTACAGGACGTTGGCTTACTTTCAACATCTCCGAGCTGCTTTTTCGG
This region of Drosophila miranda strain MSH22 chromosome 2, D.miranda_PacBio2.1, whole genome shotgun sequence genomic DNA includes:
- the LOC108154918 gene encoding mitochondrial intermembrane space import and assembly protein 40: MSFSFCKQFGKDKVIFVTKEDHATPSTIELPAPEPAEGVITKDGNINWSCPCLGGMATGPCGVDFREAFSCFQYSKAEPKGSDCFEAFTKMRDCFQLYPTVYNKANGGVDDDDDDPLAEALPVDTSTEVPVKEDQPADSGAPAPPAEDVPSQTSSAVEKAQ
- the LOC108154921 gene encoding uncharacterized protein LOC108154921, whose protein sequence is MRDSQYLDVKLKLRDTESIVLTPGYLIGCILNSLESLFGEIGGKTSLDIVKFSAAERRLILRVPQEFVERARIAVTLIGHYQEVPCHFQVLNASKNQLDFDSKNDENVVRL